CATTGATGATTTTTTCGATCCTGTTAGGCATGCGATCAGGTCTGGCCGCTCTGTTTGCTCCCTACAATATGCGGCAACTGGCCTGGGTTACCCTGTGTGGCATGACCGTTGGCGGAATGATTTTAGGCCCCATGGTTCAAAAATATGCCTTCGGAGAATACTGGACCGGATTTCCGCTGGGAGGTGACTGGACCGATAATAAAATGCTGTTCATGTTTCTGGCCTGGGTCTTCGCCTGTTCGGTGATCGGTTTGAATCCCTACAAAAAGGTGACCGCCATCATGCGAATTGCCGTCTTCACCGCCACGATTGTGATGACAGTCTGCTATCTGATTCCCCACAGTATGGGGGGCAGCGAACTGGATTACAGTCAGGTTGACCAGGGAATTGATCCCAGCGAAGCGATCAAGACAGGTCGACAATGAACGCGGCCCAGATTCATCTCATCACGGTCCATGTCCCCATTGTAGGATGCTGGGGGCTATCGATCTTATTTATTCTGTCGCGGCTGCTACGTGATGACCGCCTGTTTGAAATCTGTTGCTGGTTGCTGTTGACGATTCTGCTGCTGGCAACAGTCGCCTACTTTTCCGGTCCTCCCGCCTATGATCTCTTGAAAGCACATTTTAGCGTCGAGAAGCAAACAGTCGAGTTTCACGCCATCCTGGCTCGCTCCTGCCTGCTGGCGATGGTCGTTTTATCGATGGTGGTCGGCAATGCATTGATTCAACGATTTCAAGGGGAAACCATTCCTCGCTGGCAGCGATCACTGATTGTGGTCGGCACGATTTCAATGGCCGTTTTCTGGACCATCGCCGCGCACTGGGGCGGCATGATCAGGCACCCGGAGATCCGGTTTTCCGGATCGAATCCGGTAGAAGCCGTCACACCGGAAAATCCGCAGTCCAGCGATTGAAATCCCTATTTGACGATTTCGGTCCCGATCCCTTTATCGGAATAAATTTCCAGCAGAATCGAATGCGGAAGCCGGGCGTCAACGATGTGAACCTTCCCGACCCCGCTTGCCAGCGCTTCCAGAGCCGCATCGACCTTGGGCTCCATGCCGGCATCAATGGTGCCATCCGCAATGAGAGCCCGACAGCGTTCGGTTTCCAGATGGGAAACCAGCGTCTCGGGATCATTCCGATCGAGAAAGATGCCCGGTACATCGCTCAAAAAGACAAGCTTCTCCGCTTTTAGAATACGAGCGAGGGCCGCAGCAGCGGTATCTGCATTCACGTTTAGCTTCTGTCCTGATTGATCCAGGGCAACAGATGGAATCACAGGAATCGCATCCGATTCGCAGATTTCTGCCAGGAGTTTCTGATCGACGTCTGTGACATAACCAACGTGCCCTAAATCCACAGTAGAACCATCATCCGCTTGTAGAGTCAGTTGCTCTCCCTTAAGACAGTTCCGTGTCCCAAAATGAAGTGGTTCTGCTTTTGCCCCCTGTGCTCTGATCTCCTGAGCCAGAGATTCACTGATCTGATTAGCGAGGACATCGGTGGCGATTTCCAGTGTTTTTTCATCGGTAAAACGTCGACCATGCACAAACCGGGGTTCAATCCCGGCTTCACTCATCGCCTTACTGATAGCTTTTCCACCGCCGTGTACGAGAATGGGATGCATACCCACCGTGCGCATAAAGATCACATCAGTCAAAAACGCTTTGACGGCGGACTCTTCTTCGAGGGCGCTGCCTCCGAGTTTGATCACAACGTATCGCCCACGAAATCTCCTAATCCAGCTTAACGCTTCGATCAACACAGCAGCTTTACGAACGGCACCTTCCACAGTAGACCTTTAATCCTTCTTGATACATCAACGGATGCAAATTTGTATTCTAAAATCGATCTCTTTAAAGAGATTTTAATTTGACCTGAAAACAGAATTACTCAGGACTTATTGTAAGTGACCTCAGTGAACTGTCAAACGACTGCCCTGAAACCCCAGCGGCGCTGATTTCTGTCCACAAAAGAACATGTTTTTTTCATATTTTAATCTGTTTTCATATTTTTTCACTCAACTTCAATTTCAAACATCGCAAAACAGGATTTCGTAAAATTTTTCAGTCCTCGAACTGGCATAATCCAACTTGAATCGACTACCTGACAGGCAACACAATCGGACTGATCAATACGGCCCCGGCAAGTAGAGGGAATGGTGCGACAGGCCGGTTCGGCAATTTTGCGCTCACAGACACAGATACGGGCCATCTCAGGAGAACAGCAGAATTGTTGTGTGGGCGTTCCATGCAATTCCCCGATATTTAACTCTACAGAACAAGATCGTAATCGCTCACGAAATTGCTTGCTTTACAACCACTATGAGACCTTAAGAGATTGAGACGGAGAAACAACGTTGGCCCATTCACACTTGCCGATTCAACACCTGATGAAACAAATGGAAAACTTTGCTTCAGATCAAACAAACATCAATTGTCGTCCTTCCTGGCTCAGTAGTTTTGTGGACGAGGTCGCTGACATCTTCAATCCGTATGATGAAGTAGGTCGGGTTGGCTTCGACTGTCAGTTCACTGAAGAATGCTGGGAAGTGGGACTGTTCCTGGGCAGCACGGAAATCGTTGGTGGACAACGCGACGGTCAATTTATTGCCGCCAGCTTTCAGTTCGACCTGTTACAACTGCTGGACCGATTCGAGTCTGTCAATCGCTTCCATTTCCATTATCAGGAAGATTCAGAAGCAGCTATCGCCAGCACACCGGCTTCCGCCTATATCACGATTGAAGGTCATCTGGCTGATCTGGAAATTGTGCGTCTGAATGTCTATGCCACTCCCCCCGAAGAGGCAGGACCCGGCTTTCGCAAATCGCACGACGGAAAAATTGACACTGTTTGATTCAAGACCAATAATCGCAAACCTGAAAACAGCTACGACTTCTAAATTTTGAATCGTAGCTGTTTTTCTATACCATTCTACAGAGTCATCGATTTGAACTAATCGGTCGCATTCTCCTCTGCAATTTTCCCATCGCGTAACCTGATAATATAATCGGTCTCTCTGATATAGCGTTCGTCGTGTGTCACGATCACAACGGTTGTTTGATATTGTTCGCTCATGTCGCGAAGACAACTAAAGATTTCCGCGCCGGTTTTAGTATCCAGCTCCCCCGTCGGTTCATCGGCCAGGATCAATAAAGGCCGTTTTAACAGAGCACGGGCGATCGCCACCCGCTGTTGCTCTCCACCGGATAATTGATTCGGACGATGGGTAATCCGCTGGCCTAATCCCACCTGTTTCAGCAGAGCTTCGGCACGTTGCTTCTGTTCGGCAGTCACCCCCTGTGGCAAATAGGGAGCCAGCACATTTTCCAATGCATTCAGGTTTTTCAATAGATTAAAACTCTGAAAGACAAATCCGACTTTTTCTCGACGATAGGTGTCGCGTTCAGTTTGATTCAATGTCGACAGGGATCGATTTTGCACAAAAATTTCGCCTGTTGACGGAGCATCCAGCGCCCCCATCAGATAGAGCAACGTACTTTTCCCGCTTCCCGATGGTCCCAGGATAAACGAAAACGTTTGCCCGGGAAAGCGGCAACTCACACCCTGCAGCGCACGAACTTCCGTTTCGCCGCTCTGGTGGATTTTCGTAACATCACGAACTTCGATCATCTGCTGTCAACTTTCTGCAAACACGTTCCAGATTAGATGGTTTAAGTTTTACCCACGTCGAATTGCATCAATGGGAGTCATGCGTGTGGTCCACCAGGCAGGATACAACCCACCAAGAATGCCGAGCAGCGTGCTGAAGACCACACCAAACAGAAGTAATCCCGGACTGGCATAAAGATGGACCTGGCTGGCAAATTTCCAGTTCACGATGTTGATGGCGATTAATCCCAGAATTCCTCCCAGGACTCCACCGGTGACTCCTAAAAGCGAACTCTCGGCGGTGATCAGCAGCATTACATCCCGATTGGACCAGCCATTGGCTTTGAGAATCCCAAAATCCACAATCCGTTCCATCACGCTCATTAACATCGTATTGATGATACTCAGCATGGCAATTAACATACCAATCCCTGTCATCAATCCCAGAAAGATATCCAGGTCAGCTGTGAATGTATCCAACCGGTCTCCCCAATCAGACGCCGCCCGGACTTCCAATGCACTGGGATGTTCGCCCGTTTTCGCATCCGCGGTTTCTACAACAGGCGTTTTGGGGGAGGACGACTGCTTTTCAGGGTTCTCCGTTTTCGTCGCTCCCTGATCGGAGGTTCCTTTTAGACTCTGATCGATGGCATTGACCAAGTCTTTGAGAATATTTGAATCTGAAGCATTGGCTAATGCTAAAGAGGATGGCTGCCAGGAAGCCAGTTCCCGATCCCGAAACTGGTCTTTAATGTTTTTCACAATCACCTCATTTTTGAGATCCCCCGACTGCTCAATATAAAAACAACTGACAGTCTGCGGATCAAATCTGGTGATATCTCGTACGACATCAATGTCCAGAATGATCGCCACATCGAGCAGGATCGAGCCGCATTCATAAAGACCGACGATTGTCATCTGCTGACCGTTGACCTCAATCTGGTCGCCGACCTGCTTGTGATGCTGTTCTGCAATCTGGCGGCTGATTACCGTATTGAGTTTCCCCCGATCTTCCAGATTTAAAAACCGGCCCGCATAGATGCCTTCGCGATAGATGCCTTTTTTTAACTTCATACGTGTGGGTAGGTCTGTTCCAAACAGCAATCGGGGTGGACTGATAACCGGTTTGCCTTCGATAATATTGACTCGGGACCAGATTTCCGGATTCACCACCGACACGCCAGGAATTTCTTCGATCTCAGTTCCCCACGATCGGGGAATCCGGGAAAACAACGGGATTGGCGCACCGGGTTGCATTGCGACAATCCCCGATATTTTACCGAATGTCTGAGAGACGGTCTCTTCCAGCCCACCGGCGATGGAAAACAGGCCCACCATTCCGGCAATCGCAATGGTCAATCCCATCAAACATAAAAACGAACGTAAAGCGCGGCTCAGGAGGTTTCGTAAGGCAAATTTGAACATTTATGCTATTTTCCAGTGAGTCAATTCATTCCGTCCTTCAAAGTGTCTGTGTCATTCTATGCAGATCAGTTCCATCAATGAATCAATTTGATTCGTATTCTCATAATAAAAGAACTGATAATAAGGAGTTATAGACAGACCTAACTTGAAAACCAGTCAAATTCAAACGTAGAATGCTCCCAGCTCAAGTCAGTCAATAATCGATTCAACCGAAACCTGGGATCTGACGGTATTGGCCGGTTGATTTTTCGGTATACTCCTGAAAACAAGGGGTTTTCAGATTTCCCGAAACGATTTTGATCTGCAAACTCTATTTTGACGTCTGGTACTTTAAACGAATTTCGAACCAATGAACAAACGAGACTATTACGATATACTGGAGGTATCCCGCAGCGCCAGCGCTGATGAGATTAAAAAAGCGTATAGAAAACTGTCGCGAAAATATCACCCTGATATGGCACCTGACGATAAATCGGCGGATCAGAAATTTAAAGAAGTTCAAGAAGCGTACGAAGTTCTGCGCGACGAGAATAAGCGCAAGCAATACGATCAGTTTGGCCACTCGTTTCAACAGGCAGGCCCCGGAGGAGGCGGTTATTACCAATCCGGTGGGGGAGCCGGGCCAATTGATATGGAAGACCTGTTTGGCGGTGGTGGGATTGACCTGGGCGATTTATTTGGTGGTGCATTCCGCGGAGGCAAACGCGCACAACCCAGACCCCAGAAGGGGGAGTCGAAACGACTTCAGATTGAAATCCCCTTTCATCTGGCAGCAGTCGGAGGTCAGCACGAGGTTACCGTTCAACAGGGGAGTTCTTCCGAACGGTTGACGATCAAAATCCCGGCTGGAGTCGATAACGGATCGGTGATCAGACTTGGTGGTCAAGGTGGCCCTGGAATTCATGGCGGGCCTCCCGGCGATTTATTGATCACGATCAAAGTCGGAAACCACCCGTATTTCAAACGGGATGGAAGCAATTTGCTGCTGGAAGTTCCCATTACACTTCCTGAAGCAGCTTTAGGAGCAAAGGTCGACGTCCCCACGTTATCGGAAGGTGAAGTCACCGTGACGATTCCTCCGGGAACGTCCAGTGGAACGAAATTACGACTGCGCGGAAAAGGAATCACCGATCAGAAAACCAAACAACCTGGAGACCAGATCTGTTCCATCAAAATTGTGGCCCCCAAAGAACTCAGTGAGCAGGACCGCTCACTTTATGAGCAAATCAAGCAAGAAGCGCCTCGGTCGAAAGCATGGTGATCTCAATGCAAGCATTCCGCCTACTAGAGAAAAAGCAACATCGATTGTGTTTCCTGATGCTGTTGCTGTTCTTCATCAGCATGCCGGTCTCTAACCTGTCTGCACAGCAGAACGAGGAAGCTGGTTCTGCTACCGTCGATTCCAGCAATCAATCAGGAGTCGACGTACCGACTGATTCTGAGCTGGGGGAGAACGAGAAGTCAGATGGCAAAAAGAAAGATGAGCGACCGCGGGAACTGGGAGTATTGATCCTCATTGTCTGGATTCTGGCGGGAACCGGGATTGGCATTTTGATTTTCACATCCCTGTTTGGTCATTCTGTTCGCAGCATGATTAGAAGACCATATCCAAATCAGACACATCCTGACCAACAGATTCCTGTGGAACCAGCACCAGACAATCCTGACGATTCAGAGCAGGTCGAAGAAGAACCGCCAAAAGCATAAACATTTCTACGACGTCTGCGGGAGGCAGTGTTTCCCTGTGAAACAATTCGAATTTCCAAACACGAAAAGAATACGCAGCCAGCAGGATTTTGACACGATCTATTCCGCCAGGCAGCGGGCAGGAGACCAGTGTCTGCTCTTGTTTGCCGTGAGAAATGAACTGAACCAGACCCGCCTGGGAGTTAGCGTGTCCCGAAAGAATGGAAACGCAGTCAAACGGGCTCGTAAGAAAAGACTGATTCGTGAGGCCTTTCGGCTCGTGCAGCACCAACTCCCTCGAGGGCTAGATCTGATTGCCATACCGCGACCGACTGTCGAGGGTGACCTGAAACAGTATCAAAGTTCGCTGAAACGACTTTCCCAGAAAATAAACCACCGTCTGGAGCACAAGCAAAGCGGATGAAACAGATTGCTTTGCACATTTTCCGATTTCTTTATCAGATTCCGGCCAACATACTGATCGGACTGGTGCGGATCTACCAGAAGACGTTTCGCTATATTCTGGGAGGACACTGTCGGTTTCACCCCAGCTGCAGCGAATACTTTATTCTAGCAGTCCAGAAGTATGGGGTGGTAAAAGGGGGTATAAAAGGAATCTTGCGGATCTGCCGCTGTCATCCTTTTCACCCGGGTGGCTATGACCCACCTTAAAACGTCGTTCGACTTAATTATTCTTCAACGAAGTCGCCTTGGCTGGCAATGGTGTGTAGGGAGAATAAGTTGCTGGGCCGTTCGCATTTTGCGAATTCTGCAGGCCAATTTTGCGAATCGGTCCAGACTGTTCCTGAGAGATCATGGCAGGCACGGTCAATTGACTCGGATGCTTCTGCACTGGCTCATTCGGCATGAACTGAGGCGTTGAAACGGGTACCGTTTTTTTCAATTGAAATGCCTGTGCATTCGACTGCATGCGTTGTTTCGAATGAGGCCACTGTTCCAGTTGATCATCTAAGGTTGAATAGTCGTCGACGGGAAGCTGCTCCAAGGTAGCGGAAACGCGCCAGTTATTATCCCAATGCGTTGTTTCTCCCGGAGGGGGCAGTCGTGGAAGATTGTTCTCTTTTTGCGGTTCCGGTTGTGGGAACACCGGTTGTAG
This genomic interval from Gimesia alba contains the following:
- the argB gene encoding acetylglutamate kinase; this encodes MEGAVRKAAVLIEALSWIRRFRGRYVVIKLGGSALEEESAVKAFLTDVIFMRTVGMHPILVHGGGKAISKAMSEAGIEPRFVHGRRFTDEKTLEIATDVLANQISESLAQEIRAQGAKAEPLHFGTRNCLKGEQLTLQADDGSTVDLGHVGYVTDVDQKLLAEICESDAIPVIPSVALDQSGQKLNVNADTAAAALARILKAEKLVFLSDVPGIFLDRNDPETLVSHLETERCRALIADGTIDAGMEPKVDAALEALASGVGKVHIVDARLPHSILLEIYSDKGIGTEIVK
- the rnpA gene encoding ribonuclease P protein component, with product MKQFEFPNTKRIRSQQDFDTIYSARQRAGDQCLLLFAVRNELNQTRLGVSVSRKNGNAVKRARKKRLIREAFRLVQHQLPRGLDLIAIPRPTVEGDLKQYQSSLKRLSQKINHRLEHKQSG
- a CDS encoding DnaJ C-terminal domain-containing protein codes for the protein MNKRDYYDILEVSRSASADEIKKAYRKLSRKYHPDMAPDDKSADQKFKEVQEAYEVLRDENKRKQYDQFGHSFQQAGPGGGGYYQSGGGAGPIDMEDLFGGGGIDLGDLFGGAFRGGKRAQPRPQKGESKRLQIEIPFHLAAVGGQHEVTVQQGSSSERLTIKIPAGVDNGSVIRLGGQGGPGIHGGPPGDLLITIKVGNHPYFKRDGSNLLLEVPITLPEAALGAKVDVPTLSEGEVTVTIPPGTSSGTKLRLRGKGITDQKTKQPGDQICSIKIVAPKELSEQDRSLYEQIKQEAPRSKAW
- the yidD gene encoding membrane protein insertion efficiency factor YidD, which translates into the protein MKQIALHIFRFLYQIPANILIGLVRIYQKTFRYILGGHCRFHPSCSEYFILAVQKYGVVKGGIKGILRICRCHPFHPGGYDPP
- a CDS encoding ABC transporter permease; translated protein: MFKFALRNLLSRALRSFLCLMGLTIAIAGMVGLFSIAGGLEETVSQTFGKISGIVAMQPGAPIPLFSRIPRSWGTEIEEIPGVSVVNPEIWSRVNIIEGKPVISPPRLLFGTDLPTRMKLKKGIYREGIYAGRFLNLEDRGKLNTVISRQIAEQHHKQVGDQIEVNGQQMTIVGLYECGSILLDVAIILDIDVVRDITRFDPQTVSCFYIEQSGDLKNEVIVKNIKDQFRDRELASWQPSSLALANASDSNILKDLVNAIDQSLKGTSDQGATKTENPEKQSSSPKTPVVETADAKTGEHPSALEVRAASDWGDRLDTFTADLDIFLGLMTGIGMLIAMLSIINTMLMSVMERIVDFGILKANGWSNRDVMLLITAESSLLGVTGGVLGGILGLIAINIVNWKFASQVHLYASPGLLLFGVVFSTLLGILGGLYPAWWTTRMTPIDAIRRG
- a CDS encoding ABC transporter ATP-binding protein; protein product: MIEVRDVTKIHQSGETEVRALQGVSCRFPGQTFSFILGPSGSGKSTLLYLMGALDAPSTGEIFVQNRSLSTLNQTERDTYRREKVGFVFQSFNLLKNLNALENVLAPYLPQGVTAEQKQRAEALLKQVGLGQRITHRPNQLSGGEQQRVAIARALLKRPLLILADEPTGELDTKTGAEIFSCLRDMSEQYQTTVVIVTHDERYIRETDYIIRLRDGKIAEENATD